The Myxococcus virescens DNA window GCAAGTCTCTCGTCTCCCTGCGCATGAAGCGCCCCGGCGCCCGCTGGAAGGAGGCGTCCGGCCAGCACATCCTGGACTTGCGCGCCCTGGTGCTCTCCGAACGGTGGGACGCAGCCATGCACCTCACGCTTGCACCGCAGAGGGCCGAGGTGCGGCGCGCAGCTTGATCAGGATGGGAGCCACACCCTGCTCAACAGGCAAGATGTGATGGGCCTCGACCCGATAGGGATGGGTCTCCGCCTTGAGCGTGATGGTGCCATCCTTGCGCTGGTCTAGGTACATCTTGCGAACGTTGGTCTCGCCATGACCTCCCTTGGCCCATGGCTCCAGGTTCTTCCCGTGCAGGGTATCCCGTAGCTTTTGGCCCTGGCGCGACACGTTCCCCGTTCCCTTTGGGTTGTACTCCGAGTCGAGGTCCTTCTCGTGTCCCTCGCAGTTGGACCACTTGCACTTCTTCTTGTCCGGGGCCTCTTCCTCGTCGGCCTGCTTCGCGGCAATCCCGGTGGCACCATCGAACTGATTGGGCATGGTGAGCCTCAACCCATGATGTTCTTCTTGTTGTGGAAGAGGGGGGCACCCATGCGACACACGTTCTTGCCTTCGAACTTCACGTCGAAGGAATAGAGCATGAATTCCGCCTCGCCCTTGGTCGAGCCACTCACGACGCCCCCTGCGGAACCGGCTTCGTCGCCCGCGGTGAGGCTGTACTTCGCGCCCTTGACCATTGGCATTTTTCCCTCGACCACGACGGATTTGGGGCCCTTCGCCGTATCGCTGGACTTGCCAATGTTCGGGTAGGGAATGGGGACGGGCCCGGAGGGCGTTGGCGTCTTGCATACGTCGGGGAAGACCGTGTTCATGCCTCCGCTTCCCTGATGCACCACGCCTCGGAAATTGACGAAGACCGAACTTGCCATTGGCGCTGCCCCTATGACGGCATGGGTTCACTGCTCACGAGGGTGGCGGCGCGCGGAGCAGTTTCTGAAGAACACCAAGCAAGGCATGGTCCGGGCAAGTGGCCTCTCTTCAGTCCGAGCGCCGCGAGTCCAACGAGGACCGGGCCAGTCGCCGCCCCGAGGTCTCCGAAGCAATCCGCGGGGTGCTCCATGCGCAGTTCCGGGTGCAGGGCCTCTCGGTTGCGGATGAAGGCCACGCCCCATTCTTTTGCCCCGAAGCTCTCGCCGTTCAAGCTCGCGAACACGGCTCGAACCGGAAGGCCAGAGGCCCCCTCGACCGCGGCGCGGACTGCATCTGCCAGTCCATCGCCCAGGTATGGCTTTTCGCTATACCGATGTCCCTGTTCCTCTCCCAGGCCCGGAGATGACACATAGGCAATGGCCGTGGAGTTCGGGAGGGTTCTCTGCGAGGACAGCAAGAGAAACCCAGCGCCTTCGCCTGGCACGAAGCCATCCAAAACCTCCTCCGCATGAACCCGTCCCTCCTGGTCCAGCATACCGAGCACTCCGGCGTCCACATGGCTGTCGATGCCTCCAACCAGGACCGCGCGCGCCGTACGGGTCTGCAGCAAGGTGAGGGCGGGTGTCTGTGTGTGCAGGGTGTATGTTTTGTATTGGACGCTAATGTTTGGCTCTGCGGGGTAGCGCCATCGGGCGCATGATGGTCATTCCTCCTGCGAGTCGGCAGAGAAGGTGAGCGTCTCGTGGAGGGCCCGCGGCATTGCGGTGTCACGGGCCCCGTCGCGCGTGGCACGACATGCGGCATCAGGGGGATGTTCGCGCGGAGGTGCCGGATGGTGCCGAGCGGGCTGCACGGCACCATCGGCCGGAGTGTCTTCCGTCTGCCTAGAGCGACCGGCTGGCGATTTCCGCCAGCTCCGCGTCTGTCAGCGCCAGGGGATTGGCCTTCATGCTGCTGGCCTCCTTGGCCTTCGCCACCAGCGCGGGCACCTGGGCCTCCGTCAACCCGTAGCGTCCAAGCCCCGGCACGCCCAGCGCCGCGCGAAGTTCGTCCACCCACGTGACGGCGTCCTCGGCCCTTGCATCCACCCGCCCCGTCAGCAGCGCCGCCAACTCCTGCACCCGGGGCAGTGATGGATGCGTTGGCGCACGGGCCCGCAGCGCGCGCAGGTTGACGTCCAGTACCGCGGGCAGCAGCGCCGCGCATACCGCGCCGTGGGGCGCGTCGAACATGCCACCCAGGGGCGCGGCGAAGCCGTGCACCACGCCCAGGCCGGCATTGGCCAGACACAGACCGCCGAAGAGACTGGCCAGGGCCAGGTCCTCGCGGGCGGGCGCATCCGGACCGTCCAGCACCGCGCGCCGCAGCGAGCGGGCCGACCTTCGCAGGCCCTCGCGTGCCAGCGCGTCCGTCAGCGGGTTGGCGCGCGCGGAGAGGAAGGGCTCGATGAGCTGCGACAGCGCATCCATCCCACTGGACGCGAGCACGGCGGCGGGCGCCCCCGTGAGCAGGTCCGGGTCCACCAGCGCCACGCGCGGCAGCATGTGTGGACTGCGCAGGCTGGCCTTCGCCTTCGCGTCCTTCGAGCCCAGCACCGCGTTGCGCGTCACCTCGGAGCCCGTGCCAGCCGTGGTGGGGATGGCCATGAAGGGCAGGGACGGGCGGGTGAGCGGCTGGCCCCGGCCAATGACTTCCAGGTAGTCCAGCGGGTCGCCCCCGTTCGCGGCGAGCGCGGCAATGGCCTTGCCCGCGTCCAGCGCGCTGCCTCCGCCCAGGGCCACCACCACATCACAGCCTGCTTCCGCGACGCGCGCGGTGCCTTCGCGAGCACGCTCCACGGTGGGCTCGCCGTCTACGGAGAAGACAGTCACCCCCAGGCCCAGGCGCTCCAATGCGTCGTGGAGGGGCCGTGCGCGGGAGGGATTCGCGCCGGTGACGAGCAGCACCCGGGAGCCCCCGAGGCCGCGGATGGCCTCCGGCGCTTCGGTCAGGCGGCCCGGGCCGAAGAGGACGCGGGTGGCGGTGGCGAACTCGAACGAGGAAGAAGCGCTCACGTCCGTCACCACCCGGCGTCTTCAGGGAAGCGGTTGACGAACTTCCGGCTGGTGCGGGGCTCCGCCATCATCGGCGCCACGGTGTCGCGCCAGGTGAGGTAGTGCGCCGTCTCCTTGTGCGCGGCGGGGGCCTGCGGCGTCCGGTACGCCTCCACCAGCACGAAGCGCGTGGGGTCCTCGGCGTCCTGCAGGACGTCGAAGCGGGCAATGCCAGGCTCCTTCACGCTTTCTCGCGCATTGGCGAGCGTGGCCTGGTGGAAGGCGTCCACGTGCTCCTGCTTGACGTGGACCTGGACGTGAACGACGAGGAGACTGTGGGACATGCCCCGGAAACTACTCCGGGCCGGGGCCGCGTGGGGACGCGACCTCCGGCCCGGGTGGGGGCAGGCGTGTTGGCTGCCCGTCAGTCCCTACGGGGCCTTGAGGACCGCCGTCGGGCTGATGACGTCTTCCAGCTTGCGGGCCATGGTCCACCCGTCGTGGTAGACGATGCCCACGGGGCTGATGGTGTCATTCCGGTACAGGCCGACCTTCAGGTAGTTGAGCTGACCCTTGTACTGCGTGGCGATGTAGCGCTTGGGCAGCACCACCTTGCCGTCCAGGTACAGCTCCACGAAGCCCACCTTGGAGTCCGGCGACCACTTCACGTGGAAGATGAAGTCCAGCCAGCGGCCGCGAACCAGCGGCGTGCGCCAGACGATGGTGCCCGGGTTGCCGCCGATGTTGAGGCGAATCTCCTCGCCGTAGACGTAGAACTCCACCGGAGGCGAACCGGAGTCGCCCTCGTGGTGCCACTGGGTGAAGAGCTGCCACGTCTTCGCGCTGGGGAAGCTCGAGTCGAACATGGTGCTGAAGCGGTAGTAGTACTCGGAGCCCGTGGCCTCGCGCGTCATGCGCACCAGCTCGTTGCGGTTGCCGCTGGAGTTGATGGGGTCGTCGCCCTTGCGCACGGTGGCCTTGAGGGCGTAGCGGCCCTGCCGCGCGGGCGAGCTCACCACCGCCAGCCGGTCCGCGCTCACCATCTGCGTGTGGCTCCACTGGGAGCGGCTGTTGGTCTCGAAGTCACCGACCCACACCACGCTGGCGCCGGTGCCCGGGGGCGGCTGCTCCGGCGTGGGATCCGGGTTGGGGGTGGGGTCGGTGGGCGTCGACGTCGTGGACGAGCAGGCACGCGCCTCGGCGATGCTGGCCCATTCATTGACGTTGTTGCTCAGGAAGGTGACGCGAACCCGGCGCGTGTTGACGGCCTTGAAGCTGTACGTCTCCGCGGCGGCCGTGGTGCCGCTGCTCTTACCCGAATAGACCTGTGTATAGGTATAGCCATCCGGTGAGACAGAGACGAAGAACTCATTCGTGCGGGTATTGCCCTGGTGCCACGCGACGGAGACACCGGCGACCTGCTGGATGGAGCCCAGGTCATAGTCAACCCAAGAGCCCCGGCCGCTCCGGCTCCAGCGCGTGCCCAGGTTGTCGTCCATGGTATTGGCTGGGACGTTCCCGTCGTGGCCGTTGGAAATCACCGACCGGGCCGTCAGCGCGGTGCAACCGGGGGTGGTCAACGCCGCGGCGCTGACCGCGGAGTTGCCGAGGGCGTCGAATTCGATGGGGGACGCACCGGCTTCAGATGAAACATCATCTTCAGGGGCGCCGCAGCCCGTGCTGCTCATACCGAGCAGCGTTCCAACCAGCAGGAGGGTCTTCTTCATTGGGGGGCTCTCTGGGAACTAAAGACAGACGAGGGGGAGTCCGCGCCGTGGGGGGACGGGCGGGGGGGTGCTTGGCTTTGCTAGGTGGGCTTCTCCAAGGTCACGGCGGGTCGCTGCCGTGTCGAGCTCTCAACGAGCATCCGTCAAAAGTATTTCGTATTCAACACGCGATTTCGCGCCTGCTTGCTCTCCAGGCGCCAGCCGGGGCGTACCTTGTTTCTGTTTCATTCGGCGTGATTGGAATTGTCTGTCATTGTGCGATGCGGGCACTGGAATCGCGCTGGGCGTGAGACTTTCGATGCACTGCGGGCCTGGGCGGGCGCCGGAGTGCACTGCGACGCGAGTCGGGGGTGTGCGGTGGGGAGCGAACAGTCCCACACCCCTGGCGGTCGGAGGCGCCAGGTGCATGCCGGCGCTACAACACCCCGGGTCGTACCGGCGACGCGAAGGACCGGCGCTCGACTCACACAGCGTCATCCTTCAGGGAGGTGACCATGAACCCGGCTTCGGGCTCGTGCGTTGCGTGTGGGGCGCGTTTCCTGGGAGGCGTACTGGCGTGCCCGCGGAGCGCGGCGGGGGTGCCCCGGGACGCGCCGGTCCGCCGATGGGCGCCAGGGTTGTGTCACCCGCCGCTGGTGGGCCGTGTCGCGGTGCTGAAGCGGCTGATGGGGCTGGCGGAGGATGTCCGGCGCGGGTTGGGACGGGCGGTGTGGTTGATGGGGGAGGCGGGGATGGGCAAGACGCGCATCAAGGACGCCTTCGTGGAGTCCCTGGCCTCGGATGGCTTCGAAGTCTGGGAAGGCAGTGGCCTGGCGCTGCCGGGCGCACCGGCGGGCATCTTCCGGGAGCTGCTGGACGCCACGCGGGCGCTCAGCCCGCCCGCCGGGACGGGCCGCGTGTCCAGCGCGGACGCGGAGCGAATCCAGCGCTTCCTGGAAGGCCGCGAGCGCCAGGGCATTCCGGCGAGCCTCGCCTCCGAGCGCACCGCCCTCTTCGACTCCCTGTGCCACGCGCTGATGCCCCACCGCCGTCCGCGCCTGCTGGTGCTGGAGGACTGGCAGCATGGGGACGCGCTCAGTCATGCGCTGGTGGAGGAGCTGGTGTCGCGGCTGTCACACACGCCGCTGCTGTTGCTGGCGCTCCAGCGCCCCAGTGGCACGGCGCCGGCGCCTCTCACGGCGGAAGTCCTGACGGTGGGGCGGCTGGGGCCCGCCGAGTCCGCGGCGCTGCTGGAGGGCCGGCTGCGGAACCGGGGGACACTGACGCCCGCGGCCCGGGTGGCGCTGCTGCGCGGCAGTGCCGGACACCCGCTGCACCTGCTGCACGCGGTGACCCTGCACGAGGAGCAGTCCGAGCGGGAGGTCCCACTCACGGGCGAGGCGGTATATGCGGCGCGGCAGGCCTTGCTGCCCCCGGCACAGCGGGAGGTGCTGCGGGCGGCGTCGGTGCTGGGCCCGTCGTTTCCCCGGGCGGTGCTGGTGGCGTTGGCGGGTGGGGTAGGGCCGTTGGCGCTGCTGGAGACGGGGGGCTGGCTGCGCTCCGTCGCGGGAGGCCGGTACACGTGGGCGGTGGAGCCCGCCCCGGGCGTCGACGAGCTGCCGGAGGCGGAGTTGCCCGCGGCACACCGGCGGGCCGCGGAAGCCTATGAGGCCCTCCCGGAGCCGCTGCGTCAACGCGCCTGTATGGAGTTGACGCGGCAATGGCTGTCAGCGGAGGAATCCTCCCGGGCACTGCCTTATCTGGTATCACTGGCAGGCTGGAACCTGGCGGCATTGGAGCCGGGGCCCGCCATGGCTGTGTATCGCTTCGCGCTGGGATTGGCGAACGCGCTCAAGCCAGACGCCGCGCGGGAGTGGCAGCGGAGGCTCTGGGAATACATGGGCGACGCGCACCGGCTTGCGGGCGAGCCCGCGGAAGCGGACGCCGCATGGCATACGGCGCGGAAGCTGGATGATGAGGGGTTGGCGTCTCCCGCGGGGGACCGGGCCCGGCGTCTGTTCAAGCGGGCGTCGGTGGTGCTCGCGCTCGGCAGGTATGAGGAGGTGCTGGGGCTCGACAGGGAGGGGCGCCGGGATTGTCTGTCCGCGGCGCCGCTGTTGTCGGTGTCGCTGGACGCGCTGTCCGCGTTGGCGCTGTCCGCGCTAGGGCGGTTCGAGGAGGCGCGCGCGAGGATTGTCCTGGCCCGCGAGCAGTTGCAGCAGGCGGTCCGCGAAGACGGCCCCGCGTGGGCGGGCGTGGAGGCGCTGCTCCACCGGGCCATGGGCAGCGTGCAGCTCGGGCTGGGATTCCCGGAGGCCGCGGCGTCCGAATTCGCTCAGGTCCTGCGCTGGAGCGAGCGCGCGGGGGATACGTGGGAGCACTCCACCGCGCTGCTGAACCTGGGCGATGCGTATTCGCGGGCAGGTGACAGGGAGCGCGCGGCGCACTTCTTCCAGCTCGCGCTCGAGCTGGACTCCCGCACGGGAGACCGCCGGGGCATGGCCTACACGCACCATGGCCTGGCGCTGCTGCATACGCGCGCGGGCGCGCCCGAGCTGGCGAAAGAGGACGCACTGCGAGGACTCCAGTTGGCGTCCATGCTGGAGGATCGGCGCCTCCAGTCGTTGCTCCGGTGCGTGCTGGGGCGGGCCCAGTTGCAACTGGGCGAGTTGGATGAAGCCGGACGTCAGCTCCAGCTCGCGGCGAGAGATGCGTCCGCCGCGGGAGCCCGCCTGGAGCTGCTTCAGGCGGAGGCGTGCCTGCGGGTGCTGGAGGCGCGGCGCTGAGCGTCAGGGGCCCATGGGGCCGCGAAGATGCACATTCGCCATGCGCTGCACTCCTCGCTACCCCAGGGCGGCGAGGCGTGAAATTGTTCATGTGTGATCGAAATCGGGACCATCAAGGCATTCGAGCGGCACCTCTCGGCGGGCGTCGGGTTCGCCAACGTCATCATCCAAGGGCTGGATCTACGGCGGTACACCCAGGAACTGGCCTCCGCCAAGCTCGTGGGCGCCGTCTTCCTGGGCTGTGAGCTGGAGAAGGATGCGCTGAAGGCCACCGTGGAGCATGGGGCCATGGTGTTCCCGCCCATCTCCGGCGTGCCCTATCAACCCTACCGTGGCGCGCTGTACACGCCGGAGGAGCTGTACGCGGGCTTCGACCCGGCTCAGCCGGAGTCCTACGCGGACACGCCGGATGCGCGCATCTACGCGCACTGGGCGGCGAACGGGCGCGGCAGTCCTCCCGCGCTGCTGGAGACGCTGGCGCAGCGGCTCCACGACCACTCGGTCACGGAGGCCATGCAAGGATTGCTGTACCGGTCCGGGGGCGTGCGCAAGGTGGTGGCCATCATGGGCGGCCACTCCATGAAGCGCGGCCAGTCGGACTATCGCGCGGTGGCCTCCCTGGCGCGCGAGCTGGCACGCCGTGGCTTCTTCATGGTCAGCGGCGGTGGCCCAGGCGCCATGGAGGCCACGCACGTGGGCGTGTGGTTCGCGCGGCGCACGGAGGCGGAGCTGGACGCGGGACTGGCCCTGCTTGCGCAGGCGCCCAGCTACACGGACCGCGAGTGGCTCTCGCGCGCCTTCGACGTTCGCCGGGCATTTCCCCTGGGCAAGGACGACCTGCCGTACTGCGCCAGCCTGGGCATCCCCACGTGGCACTACGGGCATGAACCGCCCAACCCCTTCGCGACGCACATCGCGAAGTACTTCGCCAACAGCGTGCGGGAAGACGGCCTGCTGACCATCGCCAAGGGCGGCATCATCTACTCGCCCGGCAGCGCGGGCACCATCCAGGAAGTGTTCCAGGACGCGTGCCAGAACCACTACAACTCGGTGGGCGTCATCAGCCCCATGATCTTCCTGGGCACCGAGTTCTGGACGCGCACCCGGCCC harbors:
- a CDS encoding DUF4150 domain-containing protein, translating into MNTVFPDVCKTPTPSGPVPIPYPNIGKSSDTAKGPKSVVVEGKMPMVKGAKYSLTAGDEAGSAGGVVSGSTKGEAEFMLYSFDVKFEGKNVCRMGAPLFHNKKNIMG
- a CDS encoding iron-containing alcohol dehydrogenase: MVTDVSASSSFEFATATRVLFGPGRLTEAPEAIRGLGGSRVLLVTGANPSRARPLHDALERLGLGVTVFSVDGEPTVERAREGTARVAEAGCDVVVALGGGSALDAGKAIAALAANGGDPLDYLEVIGRGQPLTRPSLPFMAIPTTAGTGSEVTRNAVLGSKDAKAKASLRSPHMLPRVALVDPDLLTGAPAAVLASSGMDALSQLIEPFLSARANPLTDALAREGLRRSARSLRRAVLDGPDAPAREDLALASLFGGLCLANAGLGVVHGFAAPLGGMFDAPHGAVCAALLPAVLDVNLRALRARAPTHPSLPRVQELAALLTGRVDARAEDAVTWVDELRAALGVPGLGRYGLTEAQVPALVAKAKEASSMKANPLALTDAELAEIASRSL
- a CDS encoding antibiotic biosynthesis monooxygenase, with translation MSHSLLVVHVQVHVKQEHVDAFHQATLANARESVKEPGIARFDVLQDAEDPTRFVLVEAYRTPQAPAAHKETAHYLTWRDTVAPMMAEPRTSRKFVNRFPEDAGW
- a CDS encoding heparin lyase I family protein, coding for MKKTLLLVGTLLGMSSTGCGAPEDDVSSEAGASPIEFDALGNSAVSAAALTTPGCTALTARSVISNGHDGNVPANTMDDNLGTRWSRSGRGSWVDYDLGSIQQVAGVSVAWHQGNTRTNEFFVSVSPDGYTYTQVYSGKSSGTTAAAETYSFKAVNTRRVRVTFLSNNVNEWASIAEARACSSTTSTPTDPTPNPDPTPEQPPPGTGASVVWVGDFETNSRSQWSHTQMVSADRLAVVSSPARQGRYALKATVRKGDDPINSSGNRNELVRMTREATGSEYYYRFSTMFDSSFPSAKTWQLFTQWHHEGDSGSPPVEFYVYGEEIRLNIGGNPGTIVWRTPLVRGRWLDFIFHVKWSPDSKVGFVELYLDGKVVLPKRYIATQYKGQLNYLKVGLYRNDTISPVGIVYHDGWTMARKLEDVISPTAVLKAP
- a CDS encoding ATP-binding protein is translated as MNPASGSCVACGARFLGGVLACPRSAAGVPRDAPVRRWAPGLCHPPLVGRVAVLKRLMGLAEDVRRGLGRAVWLMGEAGMGKTRIKDAFVESLASDGFEVWEGSGLALPGAPAGIFRELLDATRALSPPAGTGRVSSADAERIQRFLEGRERQGIPASLASERTALFDSLCHALMPHRRPRLLVLEDWQHGDALSHALVEELVSRLSHTPLLLLALQRPSGTAPAPLTAEVLTVGRLGPAESAALLEGRLRNRGTLTPAARVALLRGSAGHPLHLLHAVTLHEEQSEREVPLTGEAVYAARQALLPPAQREVLRAASVLGPSFPRAVLVALAGGVGPLALLETGGWLRSVAGGRYTWAVEPAPGVDELPEAELPAAHRRAAEAYEALPEPLRQRACMELTRQWLSAEESSRALPYLVSLAGWNLAALEPGPAMAVYRFALGLANALKPDAAREWQRRLWEYMGDAHRLAGEPAEADAAWHTARKLDDEGLASPAGDRARRLFKRASVVLALGRYEEVLGLDREGRRDCLSAAPLLSVSLDALSALALSALGRFEEARARIVLAREQLQQAVREDGPAWAGVEALLHRAMGSVQLGLGFPEAAASEFAQVLRWSERAGDTWEHSTALLNLGDAYSRAGDRERAAHFFQLALELDSRTGDRRGMAYTHHGLALLHTRAGAPELAKEDALRGLQLASMLEDRRLQSLLRCVLGRAQLQLGELDEAGRQLQLAARDASAAGARLELLQAEACLRVLEARR
- a CDS encoding LOG family protein encodes the protein MIEIGTIKAFERHLSAGVGFANVIIQGLDLRRYTQELASAKLVGAVFLGCELEKDALKATVEHGAMVFPPISGVPYQPYRGALYTPEELYAGFDPAQPESYADTPDARIYAHWAANGRGSPPALLETLAQRLHDHSVTEAMQGLLYRSGGVRKVVAIMGGHSMKRGQSDYRAVASLARELARRGFFMVSGGGPGAMEATHVGVWFARRTEAELDAGLALLAQAPSYTDREWLSRAFDVRRAFPLGKDDLPYCASLGIPTWHYGHEPPNPFATHIAKYFANSVREDGLLTIAKGGIIYSPGSAGTIQEVFQDACQNHYNSVGVISPMIFLGTEFWTRTRPVYPLVHQLAQGYDYARYLMLTDSQEEVVRALEAFDREAHPFL